In Thermosulfurimonas sp. F29, the genomic stretch TCGGTCGTGACGATAGAGATAGGGGATCTTACAATCAACCTGCCACCCGTGAGCTAAACCATACCGTAGATTTAAAAAGGTGGTAAAAACATCCTTTTTGGTTACCTCAGTAGTAATCTGCCCTATAGCAATGGCTTCTAAAATAGTAAATCCGCTGATGGCTATTCTCGCCCGAGAAGTATGAGAATATTGAAATCCCGGTTCCACCACAAGTACCCCTCTGGGTAAAAGAACTCCTCCTTTTTCCTGAAGAAGCACTTCCTCTGGGGTGCTACCCTCTCGATAATCACTCCCTTTTTCCGCTTTTGCCGGAGAAATATTAAAAAAAGCCACAAAAAAGAAAATAACAGAAATAACAACGCAGACAGAATTCATTTTCATGACAATTCCCCCTATTTCCTGAACTGAAGCCATACTCCCATATTTTTTTCACGATGTCAAGAAATAGGAGGAATTAAGTTAAAGTGAGGAAGGTAAAATCCTGAATAAATTATTTAAGGACCTCCTGACAATTTCTTGATTATTAAAGATAGCAATATTGATTGTTAGATTGACCTGCTCCCCATTTTTCGAACCACCTGGGATGTTAGGATTTATAGGAATGACAACTCAAAATAATGGGGGTGAGCCATGAAAAAATTTACTATCGACCAGATCATCAGAATCCTGGCCGAGGCCGACAGCCCCGGTAACTCCGTAGCCGCTATCGCAAGAAAATACGGTATATCCGAACAGACCATCTACCGGTGGCGCAAAAAATACCGCGGGTTTTCCTCCTCAGAGGCCAAACGCCTCAAAGCCCTGGAAGAAGAAAATGCCCGGCTGAAACGACTGCTGGCCGAAAAAGAACTCGAAATCCAGGCCCTAACTCAGGTAATTAAAAAAAATTTTTGACCCCGGAGGAAAAGAAAATGTTAGTCGCTGAAC encodes the following:
- a CDS encoding transposase — its product is MKKFTIDQIIRILAEADSPGNSVAAIARKYGISEQTIYRWRKKYRGFSSSEAKRLKALEEENARLKRLLAEKELEIQALTQVIKKNF